In Micromonospora sp. NBC_01813, the following are encoded in one genomic region:
- a CDS encoding Lrp/AsnC family transcriptional regulator, producing MGTRQSGGANPGHVLLDDVAKQIIEQLQEDGRRPYASIGKAVGLSEAAVRQRVQRLLDAGVMQIVAVTDPLQLGFPRQAMIGLRTSGNLEAVADRLAELDEVDYVVITAGSFDLLTEVVCRNDDHLLEILQRLRAVDGVVSTEAFVYLKLRKQTYTWGTA from the coding sequence ATGGGCACACGGCAGTCCGGCGGCGCCAACCCGGGCCACGTCCTCCTCGACGACGTGGCCAAACAGATCATCGAGCAGCTACAGGAGGACGGCCGCCGACCGTACGCCAGCATCGGCAAGGCGGTCGGCCTGTCCGAGGCGGCGGTCCGCCAACGGGTGCAGCGGCTGCTCGACGCCGGGGTGATGCAGATCGTCGCGGTCACCGATCCACTGCAGCTCGGCTTCCCCCGGCAGGCGATGATCGGCCTGCGTACCTCCGGGAATCTGGAGGCGGTCGCCGACCGGCTCGCCGAGCTGGACGAGGTCGACTACGTGGTGATCACCGCCGGGTCGTTCGACCTGCTCACCGAGGTGGTCTGCCGCAACGACGACCACCTGCTGGAGATCCTGCAACGGCTGCGCGCGGTCGACGGGGTCGTCTCCACCGAGGCGTTCGTCTATCTGAAACTGCGCAAGCAGACCTACACCTGGGGTACGGCCTGA
- a CDS encoding ABC transporter substrate-binding protein, with protein MRSRLRPPPSAPAAALLTALGASRSLSRRSLVRGAAASGGVLLAGSALAGCGTPAAQQTEESCVSEDVSDSEKTIAFSNWPQYIDVDEADESRRPSLEAFQQASGIEVTYTEDINDNNEFFGKVQNQLSSCQPTGRDIMVLTDWLAARMIRLGWVQQLDKANMPNVTANLLPSLKARPFDPDDSYAVPWQSGLTGIAYNGTVTGEVRTIDELLTRADLKGRVTALTEMRDTMGLLLQAGGHDPSDFTDAQFDDALEKLRQAVADGQIRRFTGNDYAADLARGDVAACIGWSGDVIQLSAEDPNIVFQAPESGLILFSDNMQVPNQAAHKANAEKLMDHYYDPAVAAEVAAYVNFICPVEGAKEAMAAIDPELAANPLIFPDEALLGQAKVFMALTEEQERSYEQKFQQVIGA; from the coding sequence ATGCGTAGCCGCCTCCGCCCCCCACCCTCCGCACCGGCCGCCGCCCTGCTCACCGCGCTGGGCGCCAGCCGCTCGTTGAGCCGGCGCAGCCTGGTCCGCGGTGCCGCCGCCTCCGGTGGGGTGCTGCTCGCCGGCAGTGCCCTCGCCGGCTGCGGCACCCCGGCCGCCCAGCAGACCGAGGAGAGCTGCGTCAGCGAGGACGTCTCCGACAGCGAGAAGACGATCGCCTTCTCCAACTGGCCGCAGTACATCGACGTCGACGAGGCGGACGAGAGCCGCCGGCCGAGCCTGGAGGCGTTCCAGCAGGCCAGCGGGATCGAGGTTACCTACACCGAGGACATCAACGACAACAACGAGTTCTTCGGCAAGGTGCAGAACCAGTTGTCGTCGTGCCAGCCCACGGGCCGCGACATCATGGTGCTCACCGACTGGCTGGCCGCCCGGATGATCCGGCTCGGCTGGGTGCAGCAGCTGGACAAGGCGAACATGCCGAACGTGACCGCCAACCTGCTGCCGTCGCTGAAGGCCCGCCCGTTCGACCCGGACGACTCGTACGCCGTACCGTGGCAGTCCGGTCTGACCGGGATTGCCTACAACGGCACCGTCACCGGCGAGGTCCGCACCATCGACGAGCTACTCACCCGGGCCGACCTCAAGGGCCGGGTGACCGCGTTGACCGAGATGCGCGACACGATGGGGCTGCTGCTGCAGGCCGGCGGCCACGACCCGTCGGACTTCACCGACGCCCAGTTCGACGACGCCCTGGAGAAGCTGCGCCAAGCGGTCGCCGACGGCCAGATCCGCCGGTTCACCGGCAACGACTACGCCGCCGACCTGGCCCGGGGCGACGTCGCCGCCTGCATCGGCTGGTCCGGCGACGTCATCCAGCTCTCCGCCGAGGACCCGAACATCGTCTTCCAGGCACCCGAGTCCGGGCTGATCCTCTTCTCCGACAACATGCAGGTGCCGAACCAGGCCGCCCACAAGGCCAACGCCGAGAAGCTGATGGACCACTACTACGACCCGGCGGTCGCCGCCGAGGTCGCCGCGTACGTCAACTTCATCTGCCCGGTCGAAGGCGCCAAGGAGGCGATGGCCGCCATCGATCCGGAGCTGGCCGCCAACCCGCTGATCTTCCCCGACGAGGCGCTACTCGGCCAGGCCAAGGTCTTCATGGCGCTGACCGAGGAGCAGGAACGCTCGTACGAGCAGAAGTTCCAGCAGGTCATCGGGGCCTGA
- a CDS encoding ABC transporter ATP-binding protein encodes MVSDPPAGDLHLANVTKRFGPFTAVDELSLTIPQGAFFALLGASGCGKTTTLRMVAGLEQPTSGQVLLGGRDISRLRPYRRPVNTVFQSYALFPHLSIAENVAFGLRRRGIRDVRTQVEQMLEMVQLGGFGPRRPQQLSGGQQQRVALARALINHPQVLLLDEPLGALDLKLRRQMQTELKRIQTEVGITFVHVTHDQEEAMTMADTVAVMHGGRIEQLGPPAQMYEFPATAFVANFLGQSNLLAGEVTGRSGDDVTVTAYGSRFAVPASRSRSVEGPVYLGVRPEKLALARDADGVPAGAQSVAGVVTDLAYLGVSTQYQVRTGWGTELSVFSPNSGSGPGGDDQLLPVGADVVAYWQPAHAFLLDRDPGAGDQTAPLLDEAVPAS; translated from the coding sequence ATGGTGAGTGACCCGCCCGCCGGTGACCTGCACCTGGCCAACGTGACGAAACGGTTCGGCCCGTTCACCGCCGTGGACGAGCTGAGCCTGACCATCCCGCAGGGGGCGTTCTTCGCCCTGCTCGGCGCCTCCGGCTGCGGCAAGACCACCACGCTGCGGATGGTCGCCGGGCTGGAGCAGCCCACCAGCGGGCAGGTGCTGCTCGGCGGGCGGGACATCAGCCGGCTGCGCCCGTACCGGCGGCCGGTCAACACCGTCTTCCAGAGCTACGCCCTGTTCCCGCACCTGAGTATCGCCGAGAACGTCGCGTTCGGGCTGCGCCGACGCGGCATCCGCGACGTGCGAACACAGGTCGAGCAGATGCTGGAGATGGTGCAGCTCGGCGGCTTCGGCCCGCGCCGCCCGCAGCAGCTCTCCGGCGGGCAGCAGCAGCGGGTGGCGTTGGCCCGCGCGTTGATCAACCACCCGCAGGTGCTGCTGCTCGACGAGCCGCTCGGCGCGCTCGACCTGAAACTGCGCCGGCAGATGCAGACCGAGCTGAAACGCATCCAGACCGAGGTGGGCATCACCTTCGTGCACGTCACCCACGACCAGGAGGAGGCCATGACGATGGCCGACACCGTTGCGGTGATGCACGGCGGCCGGATCGAGCAACTCGGCCCGCCCGCGCAGATGTACGAGTTCCCGGCGACCGCGTTCGTGGCGAACTTCCTCGGCCAGTCGAACCTGCTGGCCGGCGAGGTCACCGGGCGCTCCGGCGACGACGTGACGGTCACCGCGTACGGATCGCGGTTCGCGGTGCCCGCGAGCCGGTCCCGGTCCGTCGAGGGTCCGGTCTATCTGGGGGTACGCCCGGAGAAGCTCGCCCTGGCCCGGGACGCCGACGGTGTGCCGGCCGGGGCGCAGTCGGTGGCCGGCGTGGTCACCGACCTGGCGTACCTGGGGGTGAGCACCCAGTACCAGGTGCGCACCGGCTGGGGCACCGAGCTGAGTGTGTTCAGCCCGAACAGCGGGTCCGGCCCCGGCGGCGATGACCAGCTGCTGCCGGTCGGCGCCGATGTGGTCGCCTACTGGCAGCCGGCGCACGCCTTCCTGCTGGATCGCGACCCAGGTGCCGGTGACCAGACCGCCCCGCTACTTGACGAAGCCGTACCGGCGTCATGA
- a CDS encoding ABC transporter permease encodes MSVLAHVGGGGPAGGEAAGKPPPAPARRRSGRLLPYLLLLPGGAWLTLFFAVPAFQLGATSLYDPNGSLATGYAMTWSFGNYPAALEAYWTQFGRGFLYAGVATVIAMLLGYPLAYAIAQKAGRWKNLMLVCVVAPMFTSFLVRTLAWKTILSENGWLVGVLQDLHLLAPDGRLLFTPVAVVLGLTYNFLPFMVLPLYASLERLDGRLLEAASDLYASPARAFWRVTLPLSLPGLVAGTLLTFIPASGDYINARLLGTPNQYMIGNVIDSAFLVRLDYPQAAALSFLLMAAILVVVSIYIRRTGTEEVL; translated from the coding sequence ATGAGCGTCCTGGCGCACGTTGGCGGCGGCGGACCCGCAGGTGGGGAAGCGGCGGGCAAGCCGCCACCGGCGCCGGCCCGACGGCGCAGCGGCCGGTTGCTGCCGTACCTGCTGCTGTTGCCGGGCGGGGCGTGGCTGACCCTGTTCTTCGCGGTGCCGGCGTTCCAGCTCGGCGCCACCAGCCTCTACGACCCGAACGGGTCGCTGGCCACCGGCTACGCGATGACCTGGTCGTTCGGCAACTACCCGGCGGCCCTGGAGGCGTACTGGACGCAGTTCGGCCGGGGCTTCCTCTACGCCGGCGTCGCCACCGTGATCGCGATGCTGCTCGGCTACCCGCTGGCGTACGCGATCGCCCAGAAGGCCGGCCGGTGGAAGAACCTGATGCTGGTCTGCGTCGTCGCCCCGATGTTCACCAGTTTCCTGGTCCGCACCCTGGCCTGGAAGACGATCCTGTCGGAGAACGGCTGGCTGGTCGGCGTACTGCAGGATCTGCACCTGCTCGCGCCGGACGGCCGGCTGCTGTTCACCCCGGTCGCGGTGGTGCTCGGGTTGACGTACAACTTCCTGCCGTTCATGGTGCTGCCGCTGTACGCGAGCCTGGAGCGGCTCGACGGCCGGCTGCTGGAGGCGGCCAGTGACCTGTACGCGAGTCCGGCGCGGGCCTTCTGGCGGGTGACCCTGCCGCTGTCGCTGCCCGGTCTGGTCGCCGGCACGTTGCTGACGTTCATCCCCGCCTCGGGTGACTACATCAACGCCCGACTGCTCGGCACCCCCAACCAGTACATGATCGGCAACGTGATCGACTCGGCGTTCCTGGTGCGGCTGGACTATCCGCAGGCGGCGGCGCTGTCGTTCCTGCTGATGGCGGCGATCCTGGTGGTCGTGTCGATCTACATTCGGCGCACCGGCACCGAGGAGGTGCTCTGA
- a CDS encoding ABC transporter permease: MGARFGRWLVDRWVLGVGLLVLGYLLLPVAVVAGLSFNQPSSRLSYDFNEFTLDHWRQPCASAEMCDAVLRSVQIGFLATAGATILGTLMAFALVRHRFRGRSAINLLIFLPMATPELVMGSSLLTLFVAGAVPLGFWTVVIAHVMFCLSFVVVTVKARLAGMDNRLEEAAMDLYASEWQTFRRITLPLVAPGIVAAALLAFSLSFDDFIITNFNSGTTVTFPMYVWGASQRGIPPQVNVIGTAMFAIAMLLVVLGGTLGRRRRRATVS, from the coding sequence ATGGGCGCGCGGTTCGGTCGGTGGCTGGTCGACCGCTGGGTGCTCGGCGTCGGCCTGCTGGTGCTCGGCTACCTGCTGCTGCCGGTCGCGGTGGTCGCCGGGCTGTCGTTCAACCAGCCGTCCAGCCGACTCTCCTACGACTTCAACGAGTTCACGTTGGACCACTGGCGGCAGCCGTGTGCCAGCGCCGAGATGTGCGACGCGGTGCTGCGCAGCGTACAGATCGGGTTCCTGGCCACCGCCGGGGCGACGATCCTCGGCACCCTGATGGCGTTCGCGCTGGTCCGGCACCGGTTCCGCGGCCGGTCCGCGATCAACCTGCTGATCTTCCTGCCGATGGCCACGCCGGAACTGGTGATGGGCTCGTCGCTGCTCACCCTCTTCGTGGCCGGCGCGGTACCGCTCGGGTTCTGGACCGTGGTGATCGCCCACGTGATGTTCTGCCTGAGCTTCGTCGTGGTCACCGTGAAGGCGCGGCTGGCCGGCATGGACAACCGTCTCGAAGAGGCGGCGATGGACCTGTACGCCAGCGAATGGCAGACGTTCCGCCGGATCACCCTGCCGTTGGTGGCACCCGGCATCGTCGCCGCCGCGCTGCTGGCCTTCTCGTTGTCGTTCGACGATTTCATCATCACCAACTTCAACTCCGGCACCACGGTCACGTTCCCGATGTACGTGTGGGGTGCCTCGCAGCGCGGTATCCCCCCGCAGGTCAACGTGATCGGCACGGCGATGTTCGCGATCGCGATGCTGTTGGTGGTGCTCGGTGGCACGCTCGGTCGGCGTCGCCGCCGGGCTACCGTGAGCTGA
- a CDS encoding saccharopine dehydrogenase family protein: protein MRILLVGAGGVGSAVVSIAARRDFFETMVVADYDQARAARAVAALGAGPAAVGSATGGDRRFVAAGSVDASSAEAVAALCREHRITHVLNAVDPRFVMPIFEGAYRAGADYLDMAMSLSTPHADRPHDECGVKLGDDQFAVADDWAAAGRLALVGIGVEPGLSDVFARYAADQLFSSIDEIGVRDGANLVVDGYDFAPSFSIWTTIEECLNPPVIWESGRGWYTTAPFSEPEVFDFPDGIGPVECVNVEHEEVLLIPRWVTARRVTFKYGLGTEFIEVLKTLHKLGLDSTRPVRAGKVEVSPRDVVAACLPDPATLGDRMRGKTCAGTWVTGLSPAGEPREVYLYHVVDNEWSMAEYGHQAVVWQTAINPVVALELLAAGTWSGTGVLGPEALPAQPYLDLLTAYGSPWGLRDSLPS, encoded by the coding sequence GTGCGGATTCTGCTGGTAGGTGCCGGTGGTGTCGGCTCGGCGGTGGTGTCGATCGCCGCCCGCCGGGACTTCTTCGAGACGATGGTCGTCGCCGACTACGACCAGGCCCGCGCCGCCCGCGCGGTGGCCGCACTCGGTGCCGGGCCGGCAGCCGTCGGGTCGGCGACCGGGGGCGACCGCCGTTTCGTCGCCGCCGGCTCGGTCGACGCGTCGTCGGCGGAGGCGGTCGCCGCGCTCTGCCGCGAGCACCGGATCACCCACGTGCTCAACGCGGTCGACCCGCGCTTCGTGATGCCGATCTTCGAGGGGGCGTACAGGGCCGGTGCCGACTACCTGGACATGGCGATGTCGCTGTCCACGCCGCACGCGGACCGCCCGCACGACGAGTGCGGGGTCAAGCTCGGCGACGACCAGTTCGCCGTGGCCGACGACTGGGCCGCCGCCGGGCGGCTCGCCCTGGTCGGCATCGGCGTCGAACCGGGCCTGTCCGACGTCTTCGCCCGCTACGCCGCCGACCAGCTCTTCTCGTCGATCGACGAGATCGGGGTACGCGACGGCGCGAACCTGGTCGTCGACGGCTACGACTTCGCCCCGTCGTTCTCCATCTGGACCACCATCGAGGAGTGCCTGAACCCGCCGGTGATCTGGGAGTCCGGGCGCGGCTGGTACACCACGGCACCGTTCAGCGAGCCGGAGGTCTTCGACTTCCCCGACGGCATCGGCCCGGTCGAGTGCGTCAACGTCGAGCACGAGGAGGTGCTGCTGATCCCGCGTTGGGTGACGGCGCGGCGGGTCACCTTCAAGTACGGCCTCGGCACCGAGTTCATCGAGGTGCTCAAGACGCTGCACAAGCTGGGCCTGGACTCGACCCGGCCGGTGCGCGCCGGCAAGGTCGAGGTGTCCCCGCGTGACGTGGTCGCCGCCTGCCTGCCCGACCCGGCCACCCTCGGCGACCGGATGCGCGGCAAGACCTGCGCCGGGACCTGGGTCACCGGGCTGTCGCCGGCCGGTGAGCCGCGCGAGGTGTACCTCTACCACGTGGTCGACAACGAGTGGTCGATGGCCGAGTACGGCCACCAGGCGGTGGTCTGGCAGACCGCCATCAACCCGGTGGTGGCGTTGGAGCTGCTGGCCGCCGGCACCTGGTCCGGCACCGGTGTGCTGGGGCCGGAGGCGCTGCCGGCCCAGCCGTACCTGGACCTGCTCACCGCGTACGGCTCGCCGTGGGGTCTGCGCGACAGCCTGCCCTCATGA